A window of the Mannheimia granulomatis genome harbors these coding sequences:
- a CDS encoding DNA polymerase III subunit delta' — protein MTLYPWHTDTYTQLTHAFLKGRGHHALLFKTDIGLGTENLIREVASWLLCSEIIGNQICLKCKSCLLSQNGNHPDFHLLTSIEGKDIGIDQVRELLGKLQNFAQQGGNTVVYIQGVDRLTEAASNALLKTLEEPHKNVYFLLEAPLQSAVLATIQSRCQTWVINPPKAKQAMEWLQQECSTTSENDLEIAIRLCHFRPLICKTFIENDRLSARKTFLQTFWRFYKNREVMLLFTAFDKEKELILQQLEWLESFFSDALKAKMEITESWINPDLKNGIFPFSQQLTVHGLLRGYHIIQQTQRDLTEVNAVNQELIVLDCLTKLVLIFE, from the coding sequence ATGACATTATACCCTTGGCATACCGATACCTACACCCAGCTCACTCACGCCTTTTTAAAAGGAAGAGGGCATCACGCCCTACTGTTTAAAACCGATATCGGGCTTGGTACAGAAAATCTGATTCGAGAGGTCGCAAGCTGGCTGCTTTGCTCTGAGATAATAGGCAACCAAATTTGCCTAAAGTGCAAAAGTTGCTTGCTAAGCCAAAATGGCAACCACCCCGACTTTCATCTTTTAACCTCTATCGAAGGTAAAGATATCGGTATCGATCAAGTGCGTGAACTGCTTGGCAAACTACAAAATTTTGCCCAACAAGGTGGTAATACAGTTGTGTATATTCAAGGTGTTGATCGCCTCACCGAAGCTGCCAGCAACGCGTTGCTTAAAACTTTGGAAGAGCCACATAAAAATGTCTATTTCCTACTGGAAGCCCCATTGCAATCTGCCGTTTTAGCCACGATTCAAAGCCGTTGCCAAACATGGGTAATTAACCCTCCGAAAGCTAAGCAAGCAATGGAATGGCTACAGCAGGAATGCTCAACAACTTCAGAAAACGATTTAGAAATTGCAATTCGTCTTTGCCATTTTCGTCCACTGATTTGCAAAACTTTTATCGAAAATGACCGCTTGTCAGCACGTAAAACGTTTCTGCAAACCTTCTGGCGATTCTACAAAAATCGAGAGGTCATGCTACTTTTCACTGCCTTTGATAAAGAAAAAGAGCTGATTTTACAACAACTGGAATGGCTGGAAAGTTTCTTTAGCGATGCCTTAAAAGCCAAAATGGAAATTACCGAGAGCTGGATCAACCCAGATTTAAAAAACGGGATTTTCCCTTTTAGCCAGCAGCTCACAGTTCATGGTTTGCTACGAGGATATCATATTATCCAACAAACCCAGCGTGACTTAACGGAAGTAAATGCAGTTAATCAAGAATTGATAGTGCTAGATTGTTTAACAAAGTTGGTTTTAATTTTTGAGTAA
- the tmk gene encoding dTMP kinase: protein MNAKFITIEGLEGAGKSNAQKIVCETLKAHGIDFITTREPGGTPIAETLRTLWKEGVDGETTTDKAEVLMMYAARTQLVETVIQPALASGKWVIGDRHDLSSQAYQGGGRGLTELVETIGKAILGDFEPDLTIYLDLDPSIGLERAKGRGALDRIEQQHIDFFHRTRERYLVLTQNNPKAVIINAEQPIEKVSADIQQAVEKFLKFAIL from the coding sequence ATGAACGCAAAGTTTATCACTATCGAAGGGCTTGAAGGTGCAGGCAAAAGCAACGCACAAAAGATTGTATGTGAAACCTTAAAAGCCCATGGTATTGACTTTATCACCACCCGCGAACCGGGCGGCACACCGATTGCCGAAACGCTCCGCACCTTGTGGAAAGAAGGAGTAGATGGTGAAACCACCACTGACAAAGCTGAAGTGCTAATGATGTATGCAGCGCGAACGCAGCTAGTCGAAACCGTAATCCAACCGGCTCTTGCCAGTGGGAAATGGGTAATCGGTGACCGCCATGATCTCTCCAGCCAAGCCTATCAAGGTGGGGGTCGTGGGCTTACCGAGCTAGTAGAAACCATCGGTAAAGCTATTTTGGGCGATTTCGAGCCGGATTTGACCATTTATCTCGATCTTGATCCTAGCATTGGTTTGGAACGTGCCAAAGGGCGTGGAGCGTTAGATCGTATTGAACAGCAACATATTGATTTTTTTCACCGCACTCGGGAACGTTATTTAGTTTTAACTCAAAATAATCCAAAGGCGGTGATCATCAATGCTGAACAGCCAATAGAAAAAGTCTCTGCCGACATCCAACAAGCGGTCGAAAAATTCCTAAAATTTGCAATACTATGA
- the ppa gene encoding inorganic diphosphatase produces the protein MGLELVPAGKELPDDIYVVIEIPANSDPIKYEVDKETGALFVDRFMATAMFYPANYGYVNNTLSSDGDPVDVLVPTPYPLQPGSVIRCRPVGVLKMTDEAGGDAKVVAVPHTKLSKEYDHIKDVGDLPALLKAQIQHFFESYKALEAGKWVKVEGWGDVNEARQEILDSFERAKK, from the coding sequence ATGGGCTTAGAGTTAGTACCAGCTGGTAAAGAATTACCAGACGATATTTATGTAGTAATTGAAATTCCGGCGAATTCAGATCCGATCAAATACGAAGTGGACAAAGAAACTGGCGCATTATTTGTTGACCGTTTTATGGCAACAGCGATGTTCTATCCAGCAAACTACGGTTATGTGAACAACACATTATCGTCAGATGGTGACCCGGTAGATGTATTAGTGCCAACTCCATACCCATTACAACCGGGTTCAGTGATCCGCTGCCGTCCGGTTGGCGTATTAAAGATGACTGATGAAGCTGGTGGTGATGCAAAAGTGGTTGCAGTTCCGCATACTAAATTAAGCAAAGAATACGACCATATTAAAGATGTAGGCGATTTACCTGCATTATTAAAAGCGCAAATCCAGCACTTCTTCGAAAGCTACAAAGCATTAGAAGCAGGTAAATGGGTAAAAGTAGAAGGTTGGGGCGATGTAAATGAAGCTCGCCAAGAAATTTTAGACTCTTTCGAACGTGCTAAAAAATAA
- a CDS encoding tripartite tricarboxylate transporter TctB family protein, translated as MKIMLRQDLVGSLIFFILSLVLWWLMPSQIAIADDEEIITAQTFPRLIIGLMAVCSLILLIQELIKWVRKQPTKMVEIHFAEELHSTFILLSLIIYWSLLHWLPFMVSSIIFAFLLLAFFRCKNWKYYATVAIFSVLLSLFFQNLLHISLP; from the coding sequence ATGAAAATTATGCTTAGACAAGATTTAGTCGGTTCCTTGATTTTTTTTATACTTTCTTTGGTTTTGTGGTGGTTAATGCCGTCACAAATTGCGATTGCCGATGATGAAGAAATCATTACCGCACAGACTTTCCCTCGCTTAATTATTGGCTTAATGGCCGTATGCAGCCTCATTCTACTTATACAAGAGCTGATTAAATGGGTACGCAAACAGCCGACCAAAATGGTTGAAATTCATTTCGCTGAAGAGCTGCACTCTACCTTTATTTTATTGTCTCTAATAATTTATTGGAGCTTATTACACTGGCTGCCCTTTATGGTGTCGTCAATTATTTTTGCCTTTTTGTTACTGGCTTTCTTCCGCTGTAAAAATTGGAAGTATTACGCCACAGTAGCAATATTTTCGGTTTTACTATCGCTCTTTTTCCAAAATTTACTCCATATCTCTTTACCTTAA
- a CDS encoding anaerobic sulfatase maturase, with protein MQPIFNAFQIMAKPAGSICNLDCKYCFYLEKPHLNQRRMDETVLEKYIRDYLSKSPQKEVTFLWQGGEPTLAGLDFYRQAVEFQQKYANGKQIYNALQTNGILLNEEWCEFLRENRFLVGLSIDGTQEMHDAYRVTKSQKGSFQQVFDALELLKKYQVQFNTLTVVHKENVQHGAEIYRYLKSIGSTYMQFIPLMGDYLQQASAKDYGQMMIEIFKQWYPNDIGKIGVQFIEQWMMAFLGYQPSLCIFRKTCGDQMIIEQNGDIYSCDHYVYPKYKLGNLIETPLLDITYSDKQQKFGLSKANVSSRCQRCEFRFACNGGCPKHRTVHGFGEPHNQLCEAYYSALSYMAPYLQRLAAQMRQRRMV; from the coding sequence ATGCAACCTATTTTTAATGCTTTTCAAATAATGGCAAAGCCAGCTGGCTCAATTTGTAATTTAGATTGTAAGTACTGTTTCTATTTGGAAAAGCCACATTTAAATCAACGCCGAATGGATGAGACCGTTTTGGAAAAATATATTCGGGATTATCTATCTAAAAGTCCTCAAAAAGAGGTAACTTTTTTGTGGCAAGGCGGCGAACCGACCTTGGCAGGGTTGGATTTTTACCGACAGGCGGTCGAATTTCAGCAAAAATATGCAAACGGCAAGCAAATTTATAATGCATTACAGACAAATGGCATTTTGCTGAATGAAGAGTGGTGTGAATTTTTAAGAGAAAACCGTTTCTTGGTCGGGCTCTCCATTGACGGGACGCAGGAGATGCATGATGCCTATCGGGTGACTAAAAGCCAAAAAGGATCATTTCAGCAAGTGTTTGATGCGTTAGAATTGCTCAAGAAATATCAGGTGCAATTTAATACCCTAACGGTGGTACACAAAGAAAATGTCCAACATGGAGCGGAAATCTACCGTTATTTGAAATCAATTGGCTCAACTTATATGCAATTTATTCCGCTGATGGGCGATTATTTACAGCAAGCTTCTGCCAAAGATTATGGGCAGATGATGATTGAGATTTTTAAACAGTGGTATCCAAACGACATCGGTAAAATTGGCGTGCAATTTATTGAACAGTGGATGATGGCGTTTTTAGGCTATCAGCCAAGTTTGTGCATTTTCCGTAAAACCTGTGGTGATCAGATGATTATCGAGCAGAATGGGGATATTTATAGCTGTGATCACTATGTTTATCCGAAATATAAACTCGGTAACTTAATTGAAACACCACTGTTAGACATCACCTATTCCGATAAACAGCAGAAATTTGGACTGAGCAAAGCGAATGTCTCTTCTCGTTGTCAGCGTTGCGAATTTCGTTTTGCCTGTAATGGCGGTTGCCCAAAACATCGTACTGTACATGGTTTTGGCGAACCACACAATCAACTTTGTGAGGCGTATTACTCCGCCCTCTCTTATATGGCTCCTTACTTGCAGAGGCTGGCCGCTCAAATGCGTCAAAGAAGAATGGTTTAG
- the mltG gene encoding endolytic transglycosylase MltG: protein MLKKLLIALGIAGTIACGGLFYGYQKLSSLAEHPIAAQPNQLFVLEKGVSSQKLATLLEQQGIVAHEDIQLLPYLMRLYPELSKFKAGAYSLDGLTTVRELLAHLSSGKEVQLNVQFIEGKTFKVWREQLAKANYLNHTLKDKSEKEIAELLGIPHDKVEGWIAPDTYSYTPNSTDLALLKRAYQRQKATLEQAWQNRSENLPLANPYEMLILASIVEKETGIAGERAQVASVFINRLNHKMLLQTDPTILYGKCGCYDEKIYRSDITKPTAYNTYVIEGLPPTPISMPSEASIKAVANPADTSYLYFVADGTGGHKFSRTLEEHNRSVAEWRKIERERK from the coding sequence ATGTTAAAAAAACTTCTTATTGCATTAGGTATTGCCGGCACTATCGCTTGTGGCGGGCTATTTTACGGCTACCAAAAGCTAAGCTCATTAGCCGAGCACCCAATTGCCGCTCAACCAAACCAACTTTTCGTATTGGAGAAGGGTGTTTCAAGCCAAAAATTAGCAACCTTATTAGAGCAACAAGGCATTGTTGCCCATGAAGATATCCAACTACTTCCCTATTTAATGCGTTTATATCCGGAACTAAGCAAATTTAAGGCAGGTGCTTATTCATTGGATGGCTTAACTACTGTTAGAGAATTATTGGCGCATTTAAGCTCAGGCAAAGAAGTTCAGTTAAATGTGCAATTTATTGAAGGGAAAACGTTTAAAGTCTGGCGTGAACAGTTAGCCAAAGCCAACTATTTAAACCATACGCTAAAAGATAAATCTGAAAAAGAAATTGCAGAACTACTTGGCATTCCTCACGATAAAGTAGAAGGCTGGATTGCACCTGATACTTACAGCTATACGCCAAATTCTACCGATCTTGCCTTACTGAAACGAGCGTATCAAAGGCAAAAAGCAACGTTAGAACAAGCATGGCAAAATAGATCAGAAAATTTACCGCTTGCAAATCCTTATGAAATGCTAATTTTAGCTTCTATTGTCGAAAAAGAGACAGGTATTGCCGGCGAACGCGCACAAGTAGCGTCGGTATTCATCAATCGCTTAAACCATAAAATGTTGCTACAAACCGATCCAACCATTCTTTACGGTAAATGTGGCTGCTATGATGAAAAAATCTATCGCTCGGATATCACTAAGCCGACTGCTTATAATACCTATGTCATTGAGGGCTTACCTCCTACCCCGATTAGCATGCCAAGTGAGGCTTCTATCAAAGCAGTTGCCAATCCTGCGGATACCTCCTACCTCTACTTTGTAGCTGATGGCACAGGCGGGCATAAATTCAGCCGCACATTAGAAGAACATAATCGCTCTGTGGCAGAATGGCGGAAAATCGAACGAGAAAGAAAATAA
- a CDS encoding M48 family metallopeptidase, producing the protein MKFIKKLGYGVFLAAMIAACATTESINQEAAQKYAQVKAQARQQNAIDVSSPTAKRIHAVFNKTKPYAEKANETGVPFQWEITVLKSDELNAWAMPGGKMAFYTGLVERLNLSDDEIAVVMGHEMAHALKEHGKSDRTVSAITGIVGVIADVAVTASTGVNTEGLLSTGVDLIATKPFSRSQETEADEVGLMLMAEAGYNPSAAPNVWIKMSKANGSSGLSIFSTHPSNEERQENLARLVPEAMKIYNARK; encoded by the coding sequence ATGAAATTCATCAAAAAATTAGGCTATGGCGTATTTTTAGCAGCAATGATTGCAGCTTGTGCCACAACAGAAAGCATTAACCAAGAAGCAGCTCAAAAATATGCTCAAGTCAAAGCTCAAGCTAGACAGCAAAATGCAATTGATGTTTCTTCCCCAACAGCAAAACGTATTCATGCTGTGTTTAATAAAACAAAACCTTATGCTGAAAAAGCCAATGAAACGGGCGTGCCTTTCCAGTGGGAAATTACAGTCTTAAAGTCTGATGAATTAAATGCATGGGCAATGCCGGGTGGTAAAATGGCATTTTATACCGGTTTAGTAGAAAGATTGAATTTATCAGATGATGAAATTGCTGTCGTGATGGGCCATGAAATGGCTCATGCGTTAAAAGAACACGGTAAATCAGATCGTACAGTAAGTGCGATTACCGGTATTGTCGGTGTAATTGCAGACGTAGCGGTAACTGCTTCAACAGGTGTGAATACGGAAGGTTTATTGAGTACAGGCGTAGATTTGATTGCAACTAAGCCCTTCTCTCGCAGCCAAGAAACAGAGGCAGATGAGGTTGGATTGATGCTGATGGCAGAGGCCGGCTATAACCCATCAGCTGCACCGAATGTTTGGATAAAGATGAGTAAAGCTAACGGTAGTTCTGGTTTGTCGATTTTCTCAACTCACCCATCAAATGAAGAGCGACAAGAGAATTTGGCTCGCTTAGTGCCTGAGGCAATGAAAATCTATAACGCACGTAAATAG
- a CDS encoding DUF1523 family protein has protein sequence MRAILKYFLILVSLSFFIVIGGAVNYAMPSYEDTVVTGMEVRRMDKDGIISKSNPADGEVRDVYFLFTEEPETKKVMVYRNEDTGWGLPPYFKFGSADIQAKAQAYANEKQRVQIKYYGWRINWLNEFRNIVSIKPLAEAETVSKPIMTYVLYAILAFLFFLSVQLIRGIFKD, from the coding sequence ATGAGAGCCATACTCAAATATTTTTTAATTCTAGTCTCACTATCATTCTTTATTGTCATTGGTGGAGCAGTAAACTATGCTATGCCAAGTTATGAAGATACTGTGGTAACCGGTATGGAAGTTCGCCGGATGGATAAAGACGGCATTATCAGCAAATCTAATCCTGCCGATGGTGAAGTACGCGATGTCTATTTCTTATTTACCGAAGAACCTGAAACGAAAAAAGTGATGGTCTATCGTAATGAAGATACCGGCTGGGGCTTACCACCTTATTTCAAATTTGGCTCTGCTGATATTCAAGCTAAAGCTCAAGCTTACGCTAATGAAAAGCAACGTGTACAAATAAAATATTACGGCTGGAGAATCAACTGGCTGAATGAGTTTAGAAATATCGTTTCAATCAAACCACTGGCAGAAGCTGAAACTGTAAGTAAACCCATTATGACCTACGTACTTTATGCAATACTTGCCTTTTTATTCTTCTTATCAGTACAACTAATTCGCGGTATTTTTAAAGATTAA
- a CDS encoding TatD family hydrolase: MKNLFIIDSHCHLDSLDYETHHKNVDEVIENAKARGVHHFISVCTTLGRFEAMKNLTAHRNEVSLSCGVHPLNVEDEPFDYDKLLKLAQDPQVVAVGETGLDYHYTPETKALQQSLFIQHIEVANKINKPLIIHSRSARQDTMDMLAQNGAEKCKGVLHCFTEDWTMAKRALDLGFYISISGIITFRNAEELRDVVRKVPLERLLVETDSPYLAPIPYRGKPNQPAYVRETCEYVAMLKGVSTQELARITTENVQHLFKIQL, from the coding sequence ATGAAAAACTTATTTATCATAGACTCACATTGTCACTTAGACTCTTTAGATTACGAAACACACCACAAGAATGTGGATGAAGTCATTGAAAATGCCAAAGCACGTGGCGTGCATCATTTTATTTCAGTTTGTACAACTCTCGGGCGTTTTGAAGCAATGAAAAATTTAACCGCACACCGCAATGAGGTTTCGCTTTCTTGTGGTGTTCATCCGTTAAATGTGGAAGACGAGCCCTTTGATTATGATAAGCTGCTAAAACTTGCACAAGACCCACAAGTGGTTGCGGTTGGGGAAACCGGGCTAGATTATCACTACACTCCAGAAACCAAAGCCTTGCAACAATCACTGTTTATTCAACACATTGAGGTAGCAAATAAGATAAATAAACCACTTATTATTCACTCTCGCTCCGCTCGCCAAGATACTATGGATATGTTGGCACAAAATGGAGCGGAAAAATGCAAAGGCGTATTGCATTGCTTTACTGAAGATTGGACAATGGCAAAAAGAGCCTTAGATTTGGGTTTCTATATTTCAATATCAGGTATTATTACTTTCAGAAACGCAGAAGAGCTAAGAGATGTAGTACGAAAAGTGCCGTTAGAGCGCCTATTAGTGGAAACAGATTCTCCTTATCTTGCACCGATTCCATACCGTGGCAAACCGAACCAACCGGCTTATGTAAGGGAAACCTGTGAATATGTTGCGATGTTAAAAGGTGTATCAACGCAAGAATTAGCTCGCATTACAACTGAAAATGTGCAACACTTATTCAAAATTCAATTATAA
- a CDS encoding sulfite exporter TauE/SafE family protein, protein MTLSVISILIVCGLLVNVMSALFGIGGGVLMVPILRTLFPELPLQVIAACSLTIVMGSACINLIRFRQEKEQINKSNLIFWSFGMIAGVQIGFELSFLLSDFVITAIFSSTLALLALRSLFQKHRNTDYIQTKKLKDLSYGMASCGFGGFIAGITGIGGGSIMAPLVAQIRSVQPKQIAIYTNYMMVFGGIGNLFGYLSRDLDKTLYNLPSWQVGYVNFSIVGIVIISSFCTGFMTQRLREHLSTEIINKSLSTLLFFIAIYYFTLNYWYI, encoded by the coding sequence ATGACGCTTAGTGTAATTTCTATTCTGATAGTATGTGGTTTGTTAGTCAATGTAATGTCTGCCTTGTTTGGCATTGGCGGTGGTGTATTGATGGTCCCGATTTTACGAACTTTATTCCCAGAATTACCTCTTCAAGTTATTGCTGCCTGTTCTTTGACTATTGTGATGGGAAGTGCTTGTATTAATTTAATCCGTTTTAGGCAAGAAAAAGAGCAAATCAATAAATCTAACCTGATTTTTTGGTCATTTGGTATGATTGCAGGGGTGCAAATCGGCTTTGAATTAAGTTTTCTACTCTCTGATTTCGTCATTACTGCTATATTCTCCAGTACGTTAGCGTTGCTTGCTCTTCGCTCGCTCTTTCAAAAACACCGAAATACTGATTATATACAAACCAAAAAACTTAAAGATCTCAGTTATGGTATGGCAAGTTGTGGTTTTGGTGGATTTATCGCCGGCATTACCGGCATTGGTGGTGGCTCTATTATGGCTCCGCTGGTTGCACAAATTCGCAGTGTCCAGCCAAAACAAATTGCAATTTATACCAATTATATGATGGTATTTGGCGGTATCGGCAACCTGTTTGGCTATCTTTCCCGTGACTTAGACAAAACGCTCTATAACTTACCTAGCTGGCAAGTCGGCTATGTCAATTTTTCGATTGTTGGGATAGTCATCATTAGCTCTTTTTGCACCGGCTTTATGACACAAAGACTTCGCGAGCACTTAAGTACAGAAATAATTAATAAATCACTTAGCACTCTCTTATTTTTCATTGCTATCTATTATTTCACATTAAATTATTGGTATATCTAA